The Blastopirellula marina genome has a window encoding:
- a CDS encoding ArsR/SmtB family transcription factor: MMFLATPANGHTMSKGYYSDNDSPSHVSQPEGSGKEVSPYEPLNEDVARQLVQLFKLLADETRLKILSYLLQAGELNVRSLCDLLDQSQPAVSHHLALLKTCGLIESRRDGKNNFYRVMPEQFGRFAEVLFRKVPGLEDDKIDFGEAMVRLETEPHAVAVS, from the coding sequence ATGATGTTCTTGGCTACTCCAGCCAATGGACACACGATGTCCAAAGGGTACTACTCGGACAACGATAGTCCCTCGCATGTTTCCCAGCCGGAAGGATCTGGCAAGGAAGTTTCACCTTACGAACCTTTGAACGAAGACGTTGCACGTCAGCTCGTTCAGCTCTTTAAGCTGTTGGCCGATGAAACTCGGCTGAAGATCCTCAGCTACCTGCTGCAAGCAGGCGAACTCAATGTTCGATCGCTGTGCGATCTGCTCGATCAGAGCCAACCGGCAGTCAGCCATCACCTGGCCCTGCTGAAAACCTGTGGTCTGATCGAATCGCGACGCGACGGTAAGAATAATTTCTACCGCGTCATGCCGGAACAGTTCGGACGCTTCGCCGAAGTGTTGTTCCGCAAAGTACCTGGCCTGGAAGACGACAAGATCGACTTCGGCGAAGCCATGGTACGCCTGGAAACGGAACCCCACGCGGTTGCCGTTTCTTAA